The Phocoena phocoena chromosome 4, mPhoPho1.1, whole genome shotgun sequence genome contains a region encoding:
- the MLF1 gene encoding myeloid leukemia factor 1 isoform X1 — MFGMLSSSFEDDPFFSDSFMAHQESMRQMMRNFSEPFGRDLFNISDGRGRARNHTGHEDGENSLTCTDVNPFQAMDRMMLNMRNSMQELQRNFGHLSTDPNGHSFSSSSVMTYSKVGDEPPKVFQASTQTRRAPGGVKETRRALRDSESGLEKMAVGHHLRDRAHVIKKSKNKKTGDEEVNQEFINMNESDAHAFDDEWQNEVLKYQPRGQWHNLENSRMRSIGHENSGSRELKRREKLHQSPAIERGRRSNVYVDKLNIKGSPVKINKK, encoded by the exons TGATTCTTTTATGGCACACCAAGAAAGTATGCGACAGATGATGAGAAATTTTTCTGAACCTTTTGGAAGAGACCTGTTCAACATCTCTGATGGCAGAGGAAGAGCTCGTAACCATACGGGACATGAGGATGGAGAAAATTCCTTGACT TGTACAGATGTCAACCCTTTTCAGGCAATGGACCGAATGATGTTAAATATGCGAAACAGCATGCAGGAATTACAAAGAAACTTT GGTCACCTTTCAACGGATCCAAATGGACATTCGTTTAGTTCTTCCTCAGTTATGACTTATTCCAAAGTAGGAGATGAACCACCAAAGGTTTTCCAGGCCTCAACTCAAACCCGCAGGGCTCCAGGAGGA GTAAAGGAAACTAGGAGAGCACTGAGAGATTCTGAGAGTGGACTAGAAAAAATGGCTGTTGGTCATCACCTCCGTGACCGAGCTCATGTCATTAAAAAGTCAAAGAACAAGAAGACTGGAGATGAAGAGGTCAATCAAGAGTTCATCAATATGAATGAAA GTGATGCTCATGCTTTTGATGATGAGTGGCAAAATGAGGTTCTGAAGTACCAACCAAGGGGACAATGGCACAATCTAGAAAACTCTAGGATGCGAAGCATTGGTCATGAGAATTCAGGATCCCGAGAACTTAAAAGAAG GGAGAAACTGCATCAAAGTCCAGCCATTGAACGTGGAAGAAGATCAAATGTTTATGTGGACAAACTCAACATCAAAGGATCACCTgtgaaaatcaacaaaaaataa
- the MLF1 gene encoding myeloid leukemia factor 1 isoform X5 → MAHQESMRQMMRNFSEPFGRDLFNISDGRGRARNHTGHEDGENSLTCTDVNPFQAMDRMMLNMRNSMQELQRNFGHLSTDPNGHSFSSSSVMTYSKVGDEPPKVFQASTQTRRAPGGVKETRRALRDSESGLEKMAVGHHLRDRAHVIKKSKNKKTGDEEVNQEFINMNESDAHAFDDEWQNEVLKYQPRGQWHNLENSRMRSIGHENSGSRELKRRNCIKVQPLNVEEDQMFMWTNSTSKDHL, encoded by the exons ATGGCACACCAAGAAAGTATGCGACAGATGATGAGAAATTTTTCTGAACCTTTTGGAAGAGACCTGTTCAACATCTCTGATGGCAGAGGAAGAGCTCGTAACCATACGGGACATGAGGATGGAGAAAATTCCTTGACT TGTACAGATGTCAACCCTTTTCAGGCAATGGACCGAATGATGTTAAATATGCGAAACAGCATGCAGGAATTACAAAGAAACTTT GGTCACCTTTCAACGGATCCAAATGGACATTCGTTTAGTTCTTCCTCAGTTATGACTTATTCCAAAGTAGGAGATGAACCACCAAAGGTTTTCCAGGCCTCAACTCAAACCCGCAGGGCTCCAGGAGGA GTAAAGGAAACTAGGAGAGCACTGAGAGATTCTGAGAGTGGACTAGAAAAAATGGCTGTTGGTCATCACCTCCGTGACCGAGCTCATGTCATTAAAAAGTCAAAGAACAAGAAGACTGGAGATGAAGAGGTCAATCAAGAGTTCATCAATATGAATGAAA GTGATGCTCATGCTTTTGATGATGAGTGGCAAAATGAGGTTCTGAAGTACCAACCAAGGGGACAATGGCACAATCTAGAAAACTCTAGGATGCGAAGCATTGGTCATGAGAATTCAGGATCCCGAGAACTTAAAAGAAG AAACTGCATCAAAGTCCAGCCATTGAACGTGGAAGAAGATCAAATGTTTATGTGGACAAACTCAACATCAAAGGATCACCTgtga
- the MLF1 gene encoding myeloid leukemia factor 1 isoform X4, whose translation MRQMMRNFSEPFGRDLFNISDGRGRARNHTGHEDGENSLTVSSCSLVPFGSFGSMCTDVNPFQAMDRMMLNMRNSMQELQRNFGHLSTDPNGHSFSSSSVMTYSKVGDEPPKVFQASTQTRRAPGGVKETRRALRDSESGLEKMAVGHHLRDRAHVIKKSKNKKTGDEEVNQEFINMNESDAHAFDDEWQNEVLKYQPRGQWHNLENSRMRSIGHENSGSRELKRREKLHQSPAIERGRRSNVYVDKLNIKGSPVKINKK comes from the exons ATGCGACAGATGATGAGAAATTTTTCTGAACCTTTTGGAAGAGACCTGTTCAACATCTCTGATGGCAGAGGAAGAGCTCGTAACCATACGGGACATGAGGATGGAGAAAATTCCTTGACTgtaagttctt GTTCTCTTGTGCCTTTTGGCAGTTTTGGTAGTATG TGTACAGATGTCAACCCTTTTCAGGCAATGGACCGAATGATGTTAAATATGCGAAACAGCATGCAGGAATTACAAAGAAACTTT GGTCACCTTTCAACGGATCCAAATGGACATTCGTTTAGTTCTTCCTCAGTTATGACTTATTCCAAAGTAGGAGATGAACCACCAAAGGTTTTCCAGGCCTCAACTCAAACCCGCAGGGCTCCAGGAGGA GTAAAGGAAACTAGGAGAGCACTGAGAGATTCTGAGAGTGGACTAGAAAAAATGGCTGTTGGTCATCACCTCCGTGACCGAGCTCATGTCATTAAAAAGTCAAAGAACAAGAAGACTGGAGATGAAGAGGTCAATCAAGAGTTCATCAATATGAATGAAA GTGATGCTCATGCTTTTGATGATGAGTGGCAAAATGAGGTTCTGAAGTACCAACCAAGGGGACAATGGCACAATCTAGAAAACTCTAGGATGCGAAGCATTGGTCATGAGAATTCAGGATCCCGAGAACTTAAAAGAAG GGAGAAACTGCATCAAAGTCCAGCCATTGAACGTGGAAGAAGATCAAATGTTTATGTGGACAAACTCAACATCAAAGGATCACCTgtgaaaatcaacaaaaaataa
- the MLF1 gene encoding myeloid leukemia factor 1 isoform X3 — MRQMMRNFSEPFGRDLFNISDGRGRARNHTGHEDGENSLTCTDVNPFQAMDRMMLNMRNSMQELQRNFGHLSTDPNGHSFSSSSVMTYSKVGDEPPKVFQASTQTRRAPGGVKETRRALRDSESGLEKMAVGHHLRDRAHVIKKSKNKKTGDEEVNQEFINMNERRNCIKVQPLNVEEDQMFMWTNSTSKDHL, encoded by the exons ATGCGACAGATGATGAGAAATTTTTCTGAACCTTTTGGAAGAGACCTGTTCAACATCTCTGATGGCAGAGGAAGAGCTCGTAACCATACGGGACATGAGGATGGAGAAAATTCCTTGACT TGTACAGATGTCAACCCTTTTCAGGCAATGGACCGAATGATGTTAAATATGCGAAACAGCATGCAGGAATTACAAAGAAACTTT GGTCACCTTTCAACGGATCCAAATGGACATTCGTTTAGTTCTTCCTCAGTTATGACTTATTCCAAAGTAGGAGATGAACCACCAAAGGTTTTCCAGGCCTCAACTCAAACCCGCAGGGCTCCAGGAGGA GTAAAGGAAACTAGGAGAGCACTGAGAGATTCTGAGAGTGGACTAGAAAAAATGGCTGTTGGTCATCACCTCCGTGACCGAGCTCATGTCATTAAAAAGTCAAAGAACAAGAAGACTGGAGATGAAGAGGTCAATCAAGAGTTCATCAATATGAATGAAA GGAGAAACTGCATCAAAGTCCAGCCATTGAACGTGGAAGAAGATCAAATGTTTATGTGGACAAACTCAACATCAAAGGATCACCTgtga
- the MLF1 gene encoding myeloid leukemia factor 1 isoform X2 has product MRQMMRNFSEPFGRDLFNISDGRGRARNHTGHEDGENSLTCTDVNPFQAMDRMMLNMRNSMQELQRNFVKETRRALRDSESGLEKMAVGHHLRDRAHVIKKSKNKKTGDEEVNQEFINMNESDAHAFDDEWQNEVLKYQPRGQWHNLENSRMRSIGHENSGSRELKRREKLHQSPAIERGRRSNVYVDKLNIKGSPVKINKK; this is encoded by the exons ATGCGACAGATGATGAGAAATTTTTCTGAACCTTTTGGAAGAGACCTGTTCAACATCTCTGATGGCAGAGGAAGAGCTCGTAACCATACGGGACATGAGGATGGAGAAAATTCCTTGACT TGTACAGATGTCAACCCTTTTCAGGCAATGGACCGAATGATGTTAAATATGCGAAACAGCATGCAGGAATTACAAAGAAACTTT GTAAAGGAAACTAGGAGAGCACTGAGAGATTCTGAGAGTGGACTAGAAAAAATGGCTGTTGGTCATCACCTCCGTGACCGAGCTCATGTCATTAAAAAGTCAAAGAACAAGAAGACTGGAGATGAAGAGGTCAATCAAGAGTTCATCAATATGAATGAAA GTGATGCTCATGCTTTTGATGATGAGTGGCAAAATGAGGTTCTGAAGTACCAACCAAGGGGACAATGGCACAATCTAGAAAACTCTAGGATGCGAAGCATTGGTCATGAGAATTCAGGATCCCGAGAACTTAAAAGAAG GGAGAAACTGCATCAAAGTCCAGCCATTGAACGTGGAAGAAGATCAAATGTTTATGTGGACAAACTCAACATCAAAGGATCACCTgtgaaaatcaacaaaaaataa